One stretch of Mus pahari chromosome 15, PAHARI_EIJ_v1.1, whole genome shotgun sequence DNA includes these proteins:
- the Cxxc1 gene encoding CXXC-type zinc finger protein 1 isoform X1 gives MEGDGSDLEPPDAGDDSKSENGENAPIYCICRKPDINCFMIGCDNCNEWFHGDCIRITEKMAKAIREWYCRECREKDPKLEIRYRHKKCRERDGSERAGSEPRDEGGGRKRPASDPELQRRAGAGTGVGAMLARGSASPHKSSPQPLVATPSQHHHHQQQQQQQIKRSARMCGECEACRRTEDCGHCDFCRDMKKFGGPNKIRQKCRLRQCQLRARESYKYFPSSLSPVTPSEALPRPRRPPPTQQQPQQSQKLGRIREDEGTVLSSVVKEPPEATATPEPLSDEDLALDPDLYQDFCAGAFDDHGLPWMSDAEESPFLDPALRKRAVKVKHVKRREKKSEKKVMERKEERYKRHRQKQKHKDKWKHPERADAKDPASLPQCLGPGCVRAAQPGSKYCSDDCGMKLAANRIYEILPQRIQQWQQSPCIAEEHGKKLLERIRREQQSARTRLQEMERRFHELEAIILRAKQQAVREDEENNENDSDDTDLQIFCVSCGHPINPRVALRHMERCYAKYESQTSFGSMYPTRIEGATRLFCDVYNPQSKTYCKRLQVLCPEHSRDPKVPADEVCGCPLVRDVFELTGDFCRLPKRQCNRHYCWEKLRRAEVDLERVRVWYKLDELFEQERNVRTAMTNRAGLLALMLHQTIQHDPLTTDLRSSADR, from the exons ATG GAAGGAGATGGCTCAGACCTGGAACCTCCGGATGCCGGGGACGACAGCAAGTCTGAGAACGGGGAGAACGCTCCCATCTACTGCATCTGCCGCAAACCGGACATCAATTGCTTCATGAT TGGATGTGACAACTGCAACGAGTGGTTCCACGGAGACTGCATCCGGATCACTGAGAAGATGGCCAAGGCCATCCGGGAATGGTACTGTCGGGAGTGCCGAG AGAAGGACCCGAAGCTGGAGATTCGTTACCGCCACAAAAAGTGCCGGGAGCGGGATGGCAGTGAGCGGGCCGGCAGTGAGCCCCGGGATGAGGGAGGAGGGCGCAAGAGGCCGGCTTCAGATCCAGAGCTACAGCGCcgggcaggggcagggacaggggttGGGGCCATGCTTGCTCGGGGCTCTGCTTCGCCCCACAAATCTTCTCCACAGCCCTTGGTGGCCACACCTAGCCAG caccaccaccaccagcagcagcagcagcagcaaatcaAACGGTCAGCTCGGATGTGTGGTGAGTGCGAGGCCTGCCGACGCACTGAGGACTGTGGCCACTGTGACTTCTGCCGTGACATGAAGAAGTTTGGGGGCCCCAACAAGATCCGGCAGAAGTGCCGGCTTCGCCAGTGTCAGCTGCGGGCACGG GAATCGTACAAGTACTTCCCTTCCTCG CTCTCGCCGGTGACACCCTCAGAGGCCCTGCCAAGGCCCCGCCGGCCACCACCCACtcaacagcagccacagcagtcCCAGAAGCTGGGGCGTATCCGTGAAGATGAGGGGACAGTGTTGTCATCAGTGGTTAAGGAGCCACCAGAGGCTACAGCAACACCTGAGCCACTTTCAGATGAGGACCTAGCACTGGACCCTGATCTGTACCAGGACTTCTGCGCTGGGGCCTTTGATGATCACGGCCTA CCCTGGATGAGTGATGCAGAAGAGTCCCCGTTCCTGGATCCCGCCCTGAGGAAGCGGGCGGTGAAGGTGAAGCACGTGAAGCGCCGGGAGAAGAAGTCCGAGAAGAAGGTGATGGAGAGG AAGGAGGAGCGGTACAAACGGCACCGACAGAAGCAGAAACATAAAGACAAATGGAAACACCCAGAGAGGGCTGATGCCAAGGACCCCGCGTCTCTCCCGCAGTGCCTGGGGCCTGGCTGTGTGCGGGCCGCCCAGCCTGGGTCCAAGTATTGTTCAGATGACTGTGGCATGAAGCTGGCAGCCAA ccGAATCTATGAGATCCTCCCCCAGCGCATCCAGCAGTGGCAGCAAAGCCCCTGCATCGCTGAGGAGCACGGCAAGAAGCTACTTGAGCGGATCCGCCGTGAGCAGCAGAGTGCCCGCACCCGCCTTCAGGAAATGGAGCGCAGATTCCACGAGCTTGAGGCCATCATTCTTCGCGCTAAGCAGCAAGCTGTGCGAGAGGACGAGGAG AACAACGAGAATGACAGCGATGACACAGATCTGCAGATCTTCTGCGTCTCCTGTGGGCACCCCATCAACCCACGAGTTGCCTTGCGTCACATGGAGCGTTGCTATGCTAAG TATGAGAGCCAGACGTCCTTTGGGTCAATGTACCCCACACGCATTGAGGG GGCTACCCGACTCTTCTGTGATGTCTACAATCCTCAGAGCAAGACATATTGTAAGCGGCTCCAGGTGCTGTGTCCTGAGCACTCCCGGGACCCCAAA GTGCCAGCTGATGAGGTCTGTGGGTGTCCACTTGTACGTGATGTTTTTGAGCTCACAGGTGACTTCTGCCGCCTGCCCAAGCGCCAGTGCAACCGCCATTACTGCTGGGAGAAGCTCCGGCGTGCAGAAGTGGACTTGGAGCGTGTGCGGGTG TGGTACAAGCTGGACGAGCTCTTTGAGCAGGAACGGAATGTGCGTACAGCCATGACCAACAGAGCAGGGTTACTTGCCCTGATGCTGCACCAAACGATCCAGCACGATCCACTCACTACTGACCTTCGCTCCAGTGCCGACCGCTGA
- the Cxxc1 gene encoding CXXC-type zinc finger protein 1 isoform X2: protein MEGDGSDLEPPDAGDDSKSENGENAPIYCICRKPDINCFMIGCDNCNEWFHGDCIRITEKMAKAIREWYCRECREKDPKLEIRYRHKKCRERDGSERAGSEPRDEGGGRKRPASDPELQRRAGAGTGVGAMLARGSASPHKSSPQPLVATPSQHHHHQQQQQQQIKRSARMCGECEACRRTEDCGHCDFCRDMKKFGGPNKIRQKCRLRQCQLRARESYKYFPSSLSPVTPSEALPRPRRPPPTQQQPQQSQKLGRIREDEGTVLSSVVKEPPEATATPEPLSDEDLALDPDLYQDFCAGAFDDHGLPWMSDAEESPFLDPALRKRAVKVKHVKRREKKSEKKKEERYKRHRQKQKHKDKWKHPERADAKDPASLPQCLGPGCVRAAQPGSKYCSDDCGMKLAANRIYEILPQRIQQWQQSPCIAEEHGKKLLERIRREQQSARTRLQEMERRFHELEAIILRAKQQAVREDEENNENDSDDTDLQIFCVSCGHPINPRVALRHMERCYAKYESQTSFGSMYPTRIEGATRLFCDVYNPQSKTYCKRLQVLCPEHSRDPKVPADEVCGCPLVRDVFELTGDFCRLPKRQCNRHYCWEKLRRAEVDLERVRVWYKLDELFEQERNVRTAMTNRAGLLALMLHQTIQHDPLTTDLRSSADR from the exons ATG GAAGGAGATGGCTCAGACCTGGAACCTCCGGATGCCGGGGACGACAGCAAGTCTGAGAACGGGGAGAACGCTCCCATCTACTGCATCTGCCGCAAACCGGACATCAATTGCTTCATGAT TGGATGTGACAACTGCAACGAGTGGTTCCACGGAGACTGCATCCGGATCACTGAGAAGATGGCCAAGGCCATCCGGGAATGGTACTGTCGGGAGTGCCGAG AGAAGGACCCGAAGCTGGAGATTCGTTACCGCCACAAAAAGTGCCGGGAGCGGGATGGCAGTGAGCGGGCCGGCAGTGAGCCCCGGGATGAGGGAGGAGGGCGCAAGAGGCCGGCTTCAGATCCAGAGCTACAGCGCcgggcaggggcagggacaggggttGGGGCCATGCTTGCTCGGGGCTCTGCTTCGCCCCACAAATCTTCTCCACAGCCCTTGGTGGCCACACCTAGCCAG caccaccaccaccagcagcagcagcagcagcaaatcaAACGGTCAGCTCGGATGTGTGGTGAGTGCGAGGCCTGCCGACGCACTGAGGACTGTGGCCACTGTGACTTCTGCCGTGACATGAAGAAGTTTGGGGGCCCCAACAAGATCCGGCAGAAGTGCCGGCTTCGCCAGTGTCAGCTGCGGGCACGG GAATCGTACAAGTACTTCCCTTCCTCG CTCTCGCCGGTGACACCCTCAGAGGCCCTGCCAAGGCCCCGCCGGCCACCACCCACtcaacagcagccacagcagtcCCAGAAGCTGGGGCGTATCCGTGAAGATGAGGGGACAGTGTTGTCATCAGTGGTTAAGGAGCCACCAGAGGCTACAGCAACACCTGAGCCACTTTCAGATGAGGACCTAGCACTGGACCCTGATCTGTACCAGGACTTCTGCGCTGGGGCCTTTGATGATCACGGCCTA CCCTGGATGAGTGATGCAGAAGAGTCCCCGTTCCTGGATCCCGCCCTGAGGAAGCGGGCGGTGAAGGTGAAGCACGTGAAGCGCCGGGAGAAGAAGTCCGAGAAGAAG AAGGAGGAGCGGTACAAACGGCACCGACAGAAGCAGAAACATAAAGACAAATGGAAACACCCAGAGAGGGCTGATGCCAAGGACCCCGCGTCTCTCCCGCAGTGCCTGGGGCCTGGCTGTGTGCGGGCCGCCCAGCCTGGGTCCAAGTATTGTTCAGATGACTGTGGCATGAAGCTGGCAGCCAA ccGAATCTATGAGATCCTCCCCCAGCGCATCCAGCAGTGGCAGCAAAGCCCCTGCATCGCTGAGGAGCACGGCAAGAAGCTACTTGAGCGGATCCGCCGTGAGCAGCAGAGTGCCCGCACCCGCCTTCAGGAAATGGAGCGCAGATTCCACGAGCTTGAGGCCATCATTCTTCGCGCTAAGCAGCAAGCTGTGCGAGAGGACGAGGAG AACAACGAGAATGACAGCGATGACACAGATCTGCAGATCTTCTGCGTCTCCTGTGGGCACCCCATCAACCCACGAGTTGCCTTGCGTCACATGGAGCGTTGCTATGCTAAG TATGAGAGCCAGACGTCCTTTGGGTCAATGTACCCCACACGCATTGAGGG GGCTACCCGACTCTTCTGTGATGTCTACAATCCTCAGAGCAAGACATATTGTAAGCGGCTCCAGGTGCTGTGTCCTGAGCACTCCCGGGACCCCAAA GTGCCAGCTGATGAGGTCTGTGGGTGTCCACTTGTACGTGATGTTTTTGAGCTCACAGGTGACTTCTGCCGCCTGCCCAAGCGCCAGTGCAACCGCCATTACTGCTGGGAGAAGCTCCGGCGTGCAGAAGTGGACTTGGAGCGTGTGCGGGTG TGGTACAAGCTGGACGAGCTCTTTGAGCAGGAACGGAATGTGCGTACAGCCATGACCAACAGAGCAGGGTTACTTGCCCTGATGCTGCACCAAACGATCCAGCACGATCCACTCACTACTGACCTTCGCTCCAGTGCCGACCGCTGA